Proteins from a genomic interval of Gammaproteobacteria bacterium:
- a CDS encoding MmgE/PrpD family protein translates to MDVRRGGARRRVRRGRVNPTVAERLVAFAQEHARDGVPGDVRHEAKRLLLNQLKASVGATDHEVVRILNDWGGATGGYGKAQALWLGTRLEPARAAMVNGALFEVLDFHDTYIPCYMHATSAVLPAALAAAQSGGNSGREMVDALALGIEVELACARMLMPTGYYRGFVPAGLTGGVGAAAACSLLAGLDGERMRNALAIAMCTAFGTYESVGSMTLSYITGATAMSGLTAAELAGRGMDAPATAFEGDKGMRESYSDEPAEKIGEILDSLGKPWCIHGQSYKSVPTETITHAPIECALALLPRTKGREVARVRILVEPIVVDICDERMERFGDPHSELTARFDLCFCVAAAWRRGRFTLDEMREAAYTDPDILALRSRVELVRDETRESFDGCSMEVEFTDGTTESTSVDAFLGSPSRRMSDEELAAIFRAAADRVLPAGRADEILAAVWDLESAPGTDGMMALCRLT, encoded by the coding sequence ATGGATGTACGGCGCGGTGGCGCGCGACGGCGCGTCCGGAGAGGACGCGTGAACCCCACGGTGGCCGAGCGGCTGGTGGCGTTTGCGCAGGAACATGCCCGAGACGGCGTCCCGGGTGACGTCCGCCACGAGGCGAAACGCCTGTTGCTGAATCAGCTCAAGGCTTCGGTGGGCGCGACCGATCACGAAGTGGTCCGCATACTCAACGACTGGGGCGGCGCAACCGGCGGCTACGGAAAAGCGCAGGCGCTGTGGCTGGGGACCCGCCTCGAACCGGCCCGCGCGGCGATGGTGAACGGCGCCCTGTTCGAGGTGCTGGATTTTCACGACACCTACATTCCCTGCTACATGCACGCCACGTCCGCGGTCCTGCCCGCGGCGCTGGCGGCCGCCCAGTCCGGCGGCAACAGCGGCCGTGAGATGGTGGACGCGCTGGCGCTGGGCATCGAAGTGGAACTGGCCTGCGCCCGCATGCTGATGCCCACAGGCTACTACCGCGGCTTCGTGCCGGCGGGACTGACGGGCGGAGTGGGCGCGGCCGCCGCCTGCTCCCTGCTGGCGGGACTGGACGGCGAGCGCATGCGCAACGCGCTGGCCATCGCCATGTGCACGGCGTTCGGCACCTACGAGTCGGTGGGGAGCATGACGCTGTCCTACATCACCGGCGCCACGGCCATGTCGGGTCTGACCGCGGCCGAACTGGCCGGACGCGGCATGGACGCCCCCGCGACCGCCTTCGAGGGCGACAAGGGAATGCGTGAGTCGTACTCGGACGAACCGGCGGAGAAGATCGGGGAAATCCTGGACTCGCTCGGAAAACCCTGGTGCATCCACGGCCAGAGCTACAAGTCGGTGCCCACCGAAACCATCACCCACGCCCCCATCGAATGCGCGCTTGCGTTGCTGCCGAGGACGAAAGGCCGGGAAGTCGCCAGGGTGCGCATCCTGGTCGAGCCCATCGTCGTGGACATCTGCGACGAACGCATGGAGCGCTTCGGCGATCCGCACAGCGAACTCACGGCGCGCTTCGACCTCTGTTTCTGCGTCGCGGCGGCCTGGCGGCGAGGCCGCTTCACGCTGGACGAGATGCGCGAGGCCGCCTACACCGATCCCGATATCCTGGCGCTGCGCTCGCGAGTGGAACTCGTGCGCGACGAGACCCGCGAGAGTTTCGACGGCTGCTCGATGGAAGTCGAGTTCACCGACGGAACGACCGAGTCAACCTCGGTGGATGCGTTCCTCGGCAGCCCAAGCCGGCGGATGAGCGACGAGGAACTGGCCGCGATCTTTCGCGCCGCGGCCGACCGCGTATTGCCCGCGGGCCGGGCCGATGAAATCCTGGCCGCGGTGTGGGACCTGGAATCCGCCCCCGGCACCGATGGCATGATGGCGCTTTGCCGACTGACCTGA